In one window of Corynebacterium mycetoides DNA:
- a CDS encoding glycoside hydrolase family 3 N-terminal domain-containing protein — translation MARSRCATAVAAISAAAAVAACAALTACSGGTFQATVESTATVTSTVTSTTTTTTTPPPPPGPEDRVPHDLRAKVASLMVVGVSDYNQARAALDQGVGGLFIPSWADPGLLVEPGRSINALREEYARPFSVAVDFEGGRVQRHQQIFGTWMPPRALAGQPDAVVQGSGYDIGRSLRAHGVNVDYAPLLDVDVAGLPVVGDRSFGADPNEVARIGGLFSQGLIDAGVTPTFKHFPGHGRASGDTHTALATTPPLWEVEAFDLKPYAVLLPQRPKASVMMGHMIVPGLGPDGVPSSLNPEAYRILREGDYPGGAPFEGVVVTDDLSGMRGLTDYRPTADAVRDAIAAGADQALWSSGEDVGYIIDTVTAAVQQGAIAPERVDAAATRVQQQLIDVGL, via the coding sequence ATGGCCCGCTCAAGGTGCGCCACAGCCGTTGCAGCCATCTCCGCCGCCGCAGCCGTCGCAGCCTGCGCGGCGCTCACCGCCTGCTCCGGCGGCACCTTTCAGGCAACCGTCGAGTCCACCGCCACAGTCACCTCCACCGTCACCTCCACAACAACAACCACGACCACGCCCCCGCCTCCCCCGGGGCCGGAGGACCGCGTGCCGCATGACCTGCGCGCGAAGGTCGCCTCGCTCATGGTCGTCGGCGTGTCCGACTACAACCAGGCCCGCGCGGCGCTGGACCAGGGCGTGGGCGGGCTGTTCATCCCGTCGTGGGCCGACCCCGGGCTGCTCGTGGAGCCGGGGCGCAGCATCAACGCCCTGCGCGAGGAATACGCCCGTCCGTTTTCCGTCGCGGTGGATTTCGAGGGCGGGCGCGTGCAGCGCCACCAGCAGATCTTCGGCACGTGGATGCCGCCGCGCGCGCTCGCCGGCCAGCCCGACGCGGTGGTCCAGGGTTCCGGCTACGACATCGGCCGCTCGTTGCGGGCGCACGGGGTGAACGTGGATTACGCCCCGCTTCTCGACGTCGATGTCGCCGGCCTCCCCGTCGTCGGCGACCGCTCTTTCGGCGCCGATCCGAACGAGGTGGCGCGCATCGGCGGGTTGTTCTCGCAGGGGCTTATCGACGCCGGCGTCACCCCAACCTTCAAGCATTTCCCCGGCCACGGCCGCGCCTCGGGCGACACCCACACCGCGCTGGCTACGACGCCCCCGCTGTGGGAGGTGGAGGCGTTCGATCTGAAGCCCTACGCGGTTCTGCTGCCGCAGCGCCCGAAGGCCTCGGTGATGATGGGCCATATGATTGTGCCCGGACTCGGCCCGGACGGCGTGCCCAGTTCGCTGAACCCGGAGGCCTACCGCATTCTGCGCGAGGGAGATTACCCGGGTGGCGCGCCGTTTGAAGGCGTGGTTGTCACCGACGACTTGTCGGGCATGCGGGGCCTGACGGATTACCGCCCGACCGCGGACGCGGTGCGCGACGCGATCGCCGCGGGGGCCGATCAGGCGTTGTGGTCCTCCGGGGAGGACGTCGGCTACATCATCGACACCGTCACCGCCGCCGTCCAGCAGGGCGCGATTGCGCCCGAGCGTGTCGACGCCGCCGCCACCCGCGTCCAGCAGCAGTTAATTGATGTCGGGCTCTAA
- a CDS encoding VanW family protein: protein MSGSKPSQGNLVRVTTVKATRSRGRRGVSARKIVLGAVVGVLAVLLAIYIADIAMNRGSVPRGTTVGGVEIGGMSHEEAVSALETQLGDVATAPVTVSAAQASAQLVPASSGLGIDWDATVRSAGEESLNPLTRLAGLFRTREVDIVPTVDRAALDPELERVAAELHRDPQDGAIAIESGEATVTEPVSGQEVDGEQLFERVTTGWLDPSGVEVDAVEVEPAVSSEVIDDALNGPVKRALSGPLTLRGRDGVDGVIAQDRLGEVVQFPNVDGGIAPQVNAEAAQGILGEQLAETERKMQNARVLPGGGVEPSVDGSIIDWEGAMAGFDERVLGDKERTWEAAYKNRPADFTTDEAQSATFNEVVGSFTTSGYSAASGTNIALAAKEVEGAIVNPGETFSLNGYTGPRGTAQGYVSSGIIENGRPGNAVGGGISQFATTLYNAAYFAGMTDVASTPHSYYISRYPTGREATVFEGAIDLQFRNDSPYPVKITSTVGGGEVTVSLMGVKTVEVESINGGRWNYTSPKPVTVTGGNCVPSSGSQGFTTSDTRVVRDLSGRELSRNTSTTVYDPQPIVRCE, encoded by the coding sequence ATGTCGGGCTCTAAGCCGTCTCAGGGTAATCTTGTTCGGGTGACTACGGTAAAGGCAACCAGGAGCCGGGGACGGCGGGGCGTGAGCGCGCGCAAAATCGTCCTCGGCGCCGTCGTCGGTGTCCTCGCGGTTCTCCTCGCGATCTATATCGCGGATATCGCGATGAACCGCGGATCCGTGCCGCGCGGGACCACCGTGGGTGGCGTGGAGATCGGGGGCATGAGCCACGAAGAAGCGGTGTCCGCGCTGGAAACCCAGCTGGGCGACGTCGCCACGGCGCCCGTGACGGTGAGCGCGGCGCAGGCCAGTGCCCAGCTCGTGCCCGCGAGCTCCGGCCTCGGCATCGACTGGGACGCCACGGTGCGCAGCGCCGGAGAGGAGTCCCTCAACCCTCTGACCCGGCTGGCGGGCCTGTTCCGAACCCGAGAAGTCGATATCGTGCCGACGGTCGACCGCGCCGCGTTAGACCCCGAGCTCGAGCGCGTGGCCGCTGAGCTGCACCGCGACCCGCAGGACGGAGCAATCGCCATCGAATCGGGCGAGGCCACGGTGACCGAACCTGTCTCGGGCCAGGAGGTCGACGGCGAGCAGCTGTTCGAGCGCGTCACCACGGGGTGGCTCGACCCGTCGGGTGTCGAGGTCGACGCGGTGGAGGTGGAGCCGGCCGTGAGCAGTGAGGTCATTGACGACGCCCTCAACGGCCCGGTCAAGCGCGCCCTCAGCGGCCCGCTCACGCTGCGCGGGCGCGACGGCGTCGACGGCGTGATCGCGCAGGACCGCCTGGGCGAGGTGGTCCAGTTCCCCAACGTCGACGGCGGAATCGCGCCGCAGGTCAACGCGGAGGCGGCGCAGGGGATTCTCGGTGAGCAGCTGGCGGAAACGGAGCGCAAGATGCAAAACGCCCGGGTGCTTCCGGGCGGCGGGGTGGAACCGTCCGTCGACGGCTCCATCATCGACTGGGAGGGCGCCATGGCGGGCTTCGACGAGCGCGTGCTCGGCGACAAGGAGCGCACCTGGGAGGCGGCGTACAAGAACCGCCCGGCCGACTTCACCACCGACGAAGCGCAGAGCGCCACGTTCAACGAGGTCGTGGGTTCCTTCACCACCAGCGGGTACAGCGCGGCGTCGGGAACGAACATCGCTCTCGCGGCCAAGGAAGTGGAGGGGGCGATCGTCAACCCCGGCGAGACCTTCTCCCTCAACGGGTACACCGGCCCCCGCGGCACCGCGCAGGGATACGTCTCGTCCGGCATCATCGAGAACGGCCGGCCCGGCAACGCGGTGGGCGGCGGTATTTCGCAGTTCGCCACCACGCTGTACAACGCGGCCTACTTTGCGGGTATGACGGACGTGGCGTCCACCCCGCACTCCTACTACATCTCGCGCTACCCCACGGGCCGCGAGGCCACCGTGTTCGAGGGCGCCATCGACCTGCAGTTCCGCAACGATTCGCCCTACCCGGTCAAGATCACCTCCACCGTCGGCGGCGGGGAGGTGACGGTGAGCCTCATGGGTGTGAAAACCGTGGAGGTGGAGTCCATCAACGGCGGGCGCTGGAACTACACCTCGCCCAAGCCGGTGACGGTGACCGGCGGCAACTGCGTCCCCTCGAGCGGCTCGCAGGGCTTTACCACCTCGGACACGCGCGTCGTGCGCGACTTAAGCGGCCGGGAGCTCAGCCGCAACACCTCGACCACGGTGTACGACCCGCAGCCGATCGTGCGCTGCGAGTAG
- a CDS encoding DUF2613 domain-containing protein, producing MTRPLDSAPRRAVTPVLASAVMGIVLGIVGVIGIAAFSGQSTVPAGNAVTADEAVLGGPEYGSRQ from the coding sequence ATGACACGCCCGCTAGACTCCGCGCCTCGCCGCGCCGTGACACCCGTGCTGGCCAGCGCCGTCATGGGGATTGTGCTGGGCATTGTCGGCGTGATCGGCATCGCCGCGTTCTCCGGGCAGAGCACGGTGCCAGCCGGCAACGCGGTCACCGCCGACGAGGCCGTCCTCGGCGGGCCGGAGTACGGCTCCCGCCAGTAG